The Pseudomonas eucalypticola genome has a window encoding:
- the tsaE gene encoding tRNA (adenosine(37)-N6)-threonylcarbamoyltransferase complex ATPase subunit type 1 TsaE, with product MSEIELFVPDEDAMVAFGGRLAQVTQAIGVIFLEGDLGAGKTTLSRGLIRGLGHTGAVKSPTFTLVEPYESASFRAYHFDLYRLVDPEELEFLGIRDYFEGDALCLIEWPQRGAGFLPKPDLTITIRPHAGGRSLTLTPQGARGESWCAVLAREFK from the coding sequence TTGTCTGAAATAGAGCTGTTTGTGCCCGACGAAGACGCCATGGTCGCCTTTGGCGGCCGTCTGGCACAGGTCACCCAGGCCATCGGGGTGATCTTCCTCGAAGGCGACCTGGGGGCCGGTAAAACCACGCTGTCACGTGGGCTGATCCGCGGGCTTGGGCACACCGGGGCGGTGAAGAGCCCGACCTTCACCCTGGTCGAACCTTACGAGTCCGCGAGCTTTCGCGCCTATCATTTTGATCTGTATCGCCTTGTCGATCCCGAAGAACTGGAATTTCTTGGCATTCGGGATTACTTTGAAGGTGACGCTCTCTGTCTGATCGAGTGGCCTCAGCGTGGTGCGGGCTTTTTGCCAAAGCCTGACCTGACCATTACCATACGCCCCCACGCGGGCGGCCGTTCGCTGACTTTGACGCCACAGGGCGCGCGTGGCGAGTCGTGGTGTGCCGTCCTGGCACGGGAATTCAAATAA
- a CDS encoding N-acetylmuramoyl-L-alanine amidase gives MRIRALVALVGLLLVAYAVDAVAASQVKSVRLWRAPDNTRLVFDLSGPVEHSLFTLQSPDRLVIDINGATLGTPLNLPIANTPITSVRSAQRTPTDLRVVIDLKKAVTPKSFSLAPNQQYGNRLVVDLFDNAADATPPPPEPTVATTPAVPVTPVQPAIKLAPVPNGKRDIIVAIDAGHGGEDPGASGSRGQHEKDITLQIARELQRQINGEKGFRAELTRTGDYFIPLRQRTEIARKKGADLFVSIHADAAPSSAAVGASVFALSERGATSETARWLADSENRSDLIGGAGAVSLDDKDKMLAGVLLDLSMTASLSSSLNVGQKVLSNIGRVTPLHKARVEQAGFMVLKSPDIPSILVETGFISNSGEAAKLQSSSHQQALARSITSGVRQFFQQNPPPGTYIAWLRDSGKLAQGPTEHVVRPGETLPMLAVRYNQSVATLRSANNLTTDELKIGQTLEIPATVLAAQQ, from the coding sequence ATGCGCATTCGCGCGCTGGTCGCGTTGGTGGGGTTGCTGTTGGTGGCATATGCCGTCGACGCCGTGGCGGCTTCGCAGGTCAAGAGTGTTCGCCTGTGGCGAGCGCCGGATAACACGCGACTGGTATTCGACCTGTCGGGCCCGGTCGAGCATAGCCTGTTCACCCTGCAATCGCCTGACCGCCTGGTGATCGACATCAACGGCGCTACCCTGGGCACGCCGTTGAACCTGCCGATCGCCAATACGCCGATTACCTCGGTACGTTCGGCCCAGCGAACGCCCACCGACCTGCGGGTGGTCATCGACCTGAAGAAGGCCGTGACCCCGAAAAGCTTCTCCCTGGCGCCCAACCAGCAATATGGCAACCGCCTCGTGGTAGACCTGTTCGACAACGCCGCCGACGCCACGCCGCCACCGCCGGAGCCTACCGTGGCCACTACTCCGGCCGTGCCGGTGACCCCGGTGCAGCCGGCGATCAAGCTGGCGCCGGTGCCAAACGGCAAGCGTGACATCATTGTTGCCATCGACGCCGGCCACGGCGGCGAAGACCCAGGTGCCTCTGGCTCGCGCGGCCAGCATGAAAAAGACATCACCCTGCAGATCGCCCGCGAGCTGCAACGCCAGATCAACGGCGAGAAGGGTTTCCGCGCCGAGTTGACCCGTACAGGTGACTACTTTATCCCGTTGCGCCAGCGCACCGAGATCGCCCGCAAGAAGGGCGCCGACCTTTTCGTGTCCATCCATGCCGACGCCGCGCCATCCTCGGCGGCCGTGGGCGCCTCGGTATTCGCCCTGTCCGAGCGCGGGGCCACTTCCGAGACCGCGCGCTGGCTGGCTGACAGTGAAAACCGTTCCGACCTGATCGGCGGTGCCGGGGCCGTGAGCCTCGATGACAAGGACAAGATGCTCGCCGGTGTGCTGCTGGACCTGTCCATGACGGCCTCGCTGAGCTCCAGCCTCAACGTCGGCCAGAAAGTATTGAGCAACATCGGCCGCGTGACGCCGCTGCACAAGGCACGGGTCGAGCAGGCCGGGTTCATGGTGCTGAAGTCCCCGGACATCCCCTCGATCCTGGTGGAGACTGGCTTCATCTCCAACTCGGGCGAAGCCGCCAAGCTGCAAAGCTCCAGCCACCAGCAAGCGCTGGCGCGCTCCATCACCAGCGGCGTACGCCAGTTCTTCCAGCAGAACCCGCCACCGGGCACCTACATCGCCTGGCTGCGCGACAGCGGAAAACTGGCCCAGGGCCCTACCGAACACGTGGTGCGCCCCGGCGAAACCCTGCCGATGCTTGCCGTGCGCTACAACCAGTCGGTGGCTACCCTGCGCAGCGCCAACAACCTGACCACCGATGAATTGAAGATAGGCCAGACCCTGGAAATTCCTGCAACCGTATTGGCGGCACAGCAATGA